Proteins encoded in a region of the Dreissena polymorpha isolate Duluth1 chromosome 6, UMN_Dpol_1.0, whole genome shotgun sequence genome:
- the LOC127834430 gene encoding uncharacterized protein LOC127834430: protein MLLTKLNTVHLTLTEHSKRNLINLYGEEAEERILKAVSAGNDGKLNGDNLDIRVQTNDVRLSSKDKDYHFFASDFTIDRVNLTGLSKVTPSKENINLSVKDFVPSQEEYTYFTDSLKLLIARDLLKLNGFKWMKGVVPLHIPHDFEEDMAKKSKIFVLPVSLNNESSYQDCIHIMDEYEQYINRWYSKTGRGAELSALRVPVGGDQLTRVRLEGAKSLRAGAHTTSERFDHLDPVIIEMFHTLQDYLEKLCKKFLDFGKARDPGTLANLKIAIQRVNVNGNVKSRFKAHEDFIITCGTSYLYSYILSKFNMETLEDFPKHPAIKESINMWTVEPKRKVFNKIMDEVLSDLFIPFEVEEPDERVTITVQNQKFEVAVEHSAMLKIPLIINNARYTVAVSTTDIRKGVTVQVGGVALNLKSSHEDGDNTLKTYAVNFLQWYFSVIQMKDAIREGDMRRVNITLKHMVPFFYSHSVLSKYMVECIDYILKTEHTLSPYMSLKVRAATFVNPKGRKGKNKAADMQKENEVKYLKNLIRSLGANKTEKSIVGITKAGPVMLEIAENFDEMTGSKTVKTTHKLKSKEIDIEVLTNKLVGLRLWDQDKPSMLPDSLSKSPFAFDRKVFKTTVMSKIQRLLMDVPTVENDNDE from the exons TTGCTGACAAAGCTGAACACTGTCCATCTTACACTGACAGAGCACTCAAAGAGAAACCTCATCAATCTATATGGAGAAGAGGCTGAAGAGAGAATTCTCAAAGCTGTGTCAGCAGGAAATGATGGAAAATTAAATGGAGACAACTTGGATATTCG AGTTCAAACCAATGATGTCAGATTATCATCAAAGGACAAAGATTACCACTTCTTTGCATCAGACTTCACAATAGATAGGGTGAACTTGACAGGTCTGAGTAAAGTGACTCCAAGTAAAGAAAACATTAACTTGTCAGTCAAAGACTTTGTTCCAAGCCAAGAGGAGTACACATACTTTACAGACTCACTTAAACTCCTTATAGCCAGAGATCTTCTGAAATTAAATGGTTTCAAATGGATGAAAGGTGTTGTTCCGCTTCATATTCCTCACGATTTTGAAGAAGACATGGCTAAAAAATCCAAGATATTTGTTCTTCCTGTCAGTCTAAACAACGAATCATCTTATCAAGACTGTATTCACATAATGGATGAATATGAACAGTACATCAACAGATGGTACTCGAAAACTGGAAGAg GAGCAGAGCTGTCTGCATTAAGGGTGCCTGTCGGTGGAGATCAGTTGACACGCGTAAGACTTGAGGGAGCAAAGTCATTGAGAGCTGGAGCCCACACTACTTCAGAACGATTTGATCATCTTGATCCAGTCATTATTGAGATGTTCCACACACTACAAGATTATCTTGAA AAGCTGTGTAAGAAATTTTTGGACTTTGGCAAGGCAAGAGACCCAGGCACACTAGCCAACCTGAAGATAGCAATTCAAAGGGTTAATGTGAATGGGAATGTAAAAAGCCGTTTTaag gCTCATGAGGACTTCATTATCACATGTGGTACCAGTTACCTGTATTCATACATCTTATCAAAGTTCAACATGGAGACCCTGGAGGACTTCCCCAAACACCCTGCTATCAAAGAGTCCATCAATATGTGGACGGTCGAACCAAAACGCAAGGTCTTCAACAAGATAATGGACGAGGTTTTGTCTGACCTTTTCATTCCGTTTGAGGTTGAG GAACCGGATGAAAGAGTCACCATCACAGTCCAGAACCAGAAGTTTGAAGTTGCTGTTGAACATAGTGCAATGTTAAAAATACCCTTAATCATAAACAATGCCAGGTACACAGTAGCTGTGTCAACAACTGACATCAGGAAAGGTGTAACAGTGCAAGTTGGTGGTGTTGCCCTCAATCTGAAGTCGTCACATGAAGACGGAGACAacacattgaaaacatatgcagtAAATTTTCTTCAGTGGTATTTTTCTGTCATACAAATGAAAGATGCTATAAGAGAAGGGGATATGAGACGTGTAAACATTACACTTAAACATATGGTACCATTCTTCTACAGTCATTCTGTTTTGTCCAAGTACATGGTTGAATGCATTGACTATATTTTGAAAACGGAGCACACTCTATCACCATACATGTCCCTGAAAGTTCGTGCAGCAACTTTTGTGAATCCAAAAGGaagaaaaggaaaaaacaaaGCTGCAGATATGCAGAAAGAAAATGAAGTAAAATACCTGAAAAACCTCATCCGTTCTTTAGGTgcaaacaaaacagaaaaatcTATTGTAGGTATCACTAAAGCCGGCCCAGTCATGCTAGAAATTGCAGAAAATTTTGATGAAATGACTGGAtcaaaaacagtgaaaacaacTCACAAATTGAAAAGCAAAGAGATTGACATTGAAGTTCTGACCAATAAACTCGTGGGTTTACGATTATGGGATCAGGATAAACCAAGTATGTTGCCCGACTCGCTTTCAAAGTCTCCCTTTGCATTTGATCGCAAAGTGTTCAAAACAACTGTCATGTCTAAAATACAGAGACTGTTAATGGATGTTCCAACTGTTGAGAATGATAATGATGAGTAG
- the LOC127834431 gene encoding ATP-dependent DNA helicase Q1-like isoform X2, with amino-acid sequence MIVIVIAPINAIMEEQVRELRAKGIMACSLSYSGSGATTFDAEEDMEDTDCDDKVILPKEVTMKELMDGKYHIIYTHPECLFQSKAIAKMIRSKNYQEHLCGIVIDEVHMILEWGPEFRPKFERLGELTCLHPQIAHVALTATAKPESINTLAQSLMYKNVTVVAVNPDRPNIFIDVRNRPPNIRKVEKYNSFIEPLAHELDNKMEKFPLTIAYIENLEALGYCYQVLNSTLKEKQYNGKEHIPENRLFAQFHTDYTADMKKHIITDLCKRTPTTRLILATVALGMGLNAPSVERVMHMRPPVCLENYLQEIGRAGRTGQQSSAVLFFNNSDIASNRKGMTKEMVDFCQNTETCLRLQLVKYFGFDNVLYSGTKENCCKNCREKFKAN; translated from the exons ATGATAGTTATTGTCATTGCACCAATCAATGCAATAATGGAAGAACAG GTGCGGGAGTTGCGTGCCAAAGGGATCATGGCATGTTCCTTATCATACAGTGGTTCTGGAGCGACAACTTTTGATGCTGAAGAAGACATGGAAGACACGGATTGCGATG ACAAGGTGATTCTTCCTAAAGAAGTCACAATGAAGGAACTGATGGATGGAAAATACCACATCATCTATACACACCCAGAGTGTTTGTTCCAAAGCAAAGCCATTGCCAAGATGATCAGATCAAAGAATTACCAAGAGCACCTTTGCGGCATTGTTATTGATGAGGTCCACATGATATTGGAATG GGGACCAGAATTTAGACCTAAATTTGAAAGGTTGGGAGAATTGACCTGCCTACACCCACAGATTGCCCATGTGGCCCTAACAGCAACAGCTAAACCAGAAAGTATTAATACCCTAGCACAGTCGCTAATGTATAAAAATGTTACTGTTGTTGCTGTTAATCCAGACCGGCCAAACATCTTCATTGATGTAAGGAATAGACCTCCAAATATTAGGAAAGTGGAGAAATATAATTCCTTTATTGAACCTTTAGCTCATGAACTGGACAATAAAATGGAAAAATTCCCATTAACAATAGCTTATATTGAAAATCTTGAGGCGCTGGGCTATTGTTATCAAGTATTGAACAGTACATTAAAGGAAAAACAGTATAATGGTAAAGAGCACATACCCGAAAATCGATTGTTTGCGCAATTTCATACTGATTACACAGCAGACATGAAAAAGCATATTATTACAGACCTGTGTAAAAGAACTCCAACCACACGCCTCATTTTGGCAACAGTGGCCTTGGGAATGGGGTTAAATGCTCCTTCTGTTGAGAGAGTTATGCATATGAGGCCTCCAGTTTGTCTTGAAAACTATCTGCAAGAAATAGGAAGGGCAGGCCGTACCGGACAACAGTCCTCAGCTGTgctattttttaataatagtgatATTGCATCTAATAGAAAAGGAATGACCAAAGAAATGGTTGATTTTTGTCAAAACACTGAAACATGTCTTCGACTTCAGTTGGTGAAATATTTTGGGTTTGACAATGTTTTGTATAGTGGAACAAAAGAAAACTGTTGTAAGAATTGTAGAGAAAAATTCAAAGCAAATTGA
- the LOC127834431 gene encoding ATP-dependent DNA helicase Q1-like isoform X1: MASFEHCVKVSLTKLKANIELKQQQLDVLQAVFDGKDTIAVLPTGFGKSLLFQMLPYLMAEKFGKSKPMIVIVIAPINAIMEEQVRELRAKGIMACSLSYSGSGATTFDAEEDMEDTDCDDKVILPKEVTMKELMDGKYHIIYTHPECLFQSKAIAKMIRSKNYQEHLCGIVIDEVHMILEWGPEFRPKFERLGELTCLHPQIAHVALTATAKPESINTLAQSLMYKNVTVVAVNPDRPNIFIDVRNRPPNIRKVEKYNSFIEPLAHELDNKMEKFPLTIAYIENLEALGYCYQVLNSTLKEKQYNGKEHIPENRLFAQFHTDYTADMKKHIITDLCKRTPTTRLILATVALGMGLNAPSVERVMHMRPPVCLENYLQEIGRAGRTGQQSSAVLFFNNSDIASNRKGMTKEMVDFCQNTETCLRLQLVKYFGFDNVLYSGTKENCCKNCREKFKAN, from the exons atggcgTCGTTTGAACATTGCGTGAAAGTGTCATTGACGAAATTGAAAGCTAACATTGAGCTTAAGCAGCAACAGCTAGATGTTCTTCAAGCTGTGTTCGATGGAAAAGACACAATAGCAGTCCTACCAACTGGTTTTGGTAAAAGTTTGCTGTTCCAGATGCTCCCATATTTGATGGCA GAGAAGTTCGGAAAGTCAAAGCCTATGATAGTTATTGTCATTGCACCAATCAATGCAATAATGGAAGAACAG GTGCGGGAGTTGCGTGCCAAAGGGATCATGGCATGTTCCTTATCATACAGTGGTTCTGGAGCGACAACTTTTGATGCTGAAGAAGACATGGAAGACACGGATTGCGATG ACAAGGTGATTCTTCCTAAAGAAGTCACAATGAAGGAACTGATGGATGGAAAATACCACATCATCTATACACACCCAGAGTGTTTGTTCCAAAGCAAAGCCATTGCCAAGATGATCAGATCAAAGAATTACCAAGAGCACCTTTGCGGCATTGTTATTGATGAGGTCCACATGATATTGGAATG GGGACCAGAATTTAGACCTAAATTTGAAAGGTTGGGAGAATTGACCTGCCTACACCCACAGATTGCCCATGTGGCCCTAACAGCAACAGCTAAACCAGAAAGTATTAATACCCTAGCACAGTCGCTAATGTATAAAAATGTTACTGTTGTTGCTGTTAATCCAGACCGGCCAAACATCTTCATTGATGTAAGGAATAGACCTCCAAATATTAGGAAAGTGGAGAAATATAATTCCTTTATTGAACCTTTAGCTCATGAACTGGACAATAAAATGGAAAAATTCCCATTAACAATAGCTTATATTGAAAATCTTGAGGCGCTGGGCTATTGTTATCAAGTATTGAACAGTACATTAAAGGAAAAACAGTATAATGGTAAAGAGCACATACCCGAAAATCGATTGTTTGCGCAATTTCATACTGATTACACAGCAGACATGAAAAAGCATATTATTACAGACCTGTGTAAAAGAACTCCAACCACACGCCTCATTTTGGCAACAGTGGCCTTGGGAATGGGGTTAAATGCTCCTTCTGTTGAGAGAGTTATGCATATGAGGCCTCCAGTTTGTCTTGAAAACTATCTGCAAGAAATAGGAAGGGCAGGCCGTACCGGACAACAGTCCTCAGCTGTgctattttttaataatagtgatATTGCATCTAATAGAAAAGGAATGACCAAAGAAATGGTTGATTTTTGTCAAAACACTGAAACATGTCTTCGACTTCAGTTGGTGAAATATTTTGGGTTTGACAATGTTTTGTATAGTGGAACAAAAGAAAACTGTTGTAAGAATTGTAGAGAAAAATTCAAAGCAAATTGA